Genomic segment of Cryomorphaceae bacterium:
GATTTTGTTGCCGGTGTCAGGAAGCCCAAGCCATTTCTGCAAGGCTACCTTACCACCACCCTTCTCCGCTCCGCTTCCTCTTTGTGGTGAATGTGCAAAATGTACACTCCTTTGCCGAAGTGTGCCAACTGCAAGTCGTGCTGGAGCGCTCCTGCAGCAATCATCGATTCCGAATGCACCATCCTGCCGGATACGTCAAAAACCGTGATGAAGACTTCACCCAGAAAAGCACCACCAGCAAGGGTAATGCGATCCGCAGTGGGATTGGGATACAGCCTTACTTTTTGCAGCTGCAGCGAGACAGAGCTGGCGAGGATGTCGCAGTCTTTGATGGTACCGTCGGGTGCGTTCGGTGCGCCCGGGAAGATATCAGCATCCGTATCGTCGCAATCGAGGTCGTTGTCCACAAAACCTTCCGGAGGGAAGCACTCCCATACTGAAACCTCGGGGTTTCCAAACCCATCGCCATCGGCATCTTCAAAATACCACATGGGTTCAAAGACTTCAACCCACACGATAAGGCTGTCGGTTTCCGGCTCAACAGCGGTACCTTCCATAGCCGTAACACTGTACATGATGGGATGTAATCCCGAGCCTGCTTCAGCGGGGTCAAACACATTTCCCGAAACACCCGGGCCGCTGAAATCTCCTCCGGCAGTACCGGTTGAAATCAGGGTTCGCGCAGAATCGGTAGTGCAATACGCAATGGTATCCAGCCCGGTAAAAGAAGCATCGGGTAGTATGCGTAAAATAACGTCAATACTGATTTCTTCACCATTGAGAGTAGCGGGTGGCAAAAAACCACCGCAAGAGGTGCTAAGAAGCCAGGCCTGCACATCTGCCTGAAAAGATACGCTGAAAAGAAAAAGACCTGCCTGCTGGGGTGTTCCCTCCAGAAACCCGCAACCATTGGCCGGAGGGGAGTAACTGTTTTCGTTGAATCCCCCGGTTATTCCTACCGGTAAACCTGTAAATTCCGGGTTGTACATCTGAATAACGATACCGGAAGCAGAGGAATAGATTGGGTCCAATATACTTCCCGGAATACACCCTGTTGTGATGTGAAAGGAGATGTTGTCGAAATAAGGCTCGTTGATCTTGCCGGGAATGGTTTCATCCTGACAAACACCGCCGTAATCAGGTAATTCGCTAAGGCAATCTTCCGGTTCGCACTGGCTGAATGCGGTGGATGCACTGCTGCAAACCAAAAGAAGAGCAAAAACCACCCGGAAGATTGAAATCTCTGTACATCGCACGGGCTTAGATGTTTTCATGGTTCTTCATTTTGGTTTTCACATACTTCTCAATGTTGCCCAACGCTGAACGATCAACCGGAAAAACCGAAAGTTGGTAGCGCCCTGATTCTGTTTGGCTCACCTGCACGGGCTGTACGGAGGCAGTCCACGGACATTGTTCAGCCCATTGGCGCAATTGTCGTGAAGCATTCTCCGGCTCTGCCTCGGGCCAAGAAATTTCAAAGCGGTCGGGCATATTCAGGGCGCGATCGGTTTGGCGGGCGTAGGATTGAAAGGCTACTTCGGTATAGGGTATGCTCAGCAACTCGCCTGAATCATTCAGCACACCCAGCGATTGCAAGTAAAAAGCAGCCACCTGTCCGTTTCCGTGACTGGTTCGGATACTGTCACCCAAACGAAATCTTCGCTCCAAACGAATCATCAAACCGCTGAATGCCTGCATCCATGTTTTGAATCCCGCGATAAATACAACCGCCAATACCACAATAGTGAGCAGAAAATTCACCTTAATCAAATGGAAAAGAGCCCAGGAGGAATAGCCTGCCCACGCAGCAAACCGCACACGAAAATCCCAGCGCTCAATCATTTTAAGGTACTTCCGCTCCTTAATCAACACCAACACATACCGATCGAGTATCCGGAAGAACAAGTACAGCAGGACTCCCACAATTACCAGAAAAATCATCTGGCGAATGGGGTTGTTGTCAATCATGTCGTAGGCTGTTTCCATTACTCTAAGGTATCAATTTTATTTCGCGCAGGTACTGCTCAAGATAGGGGCGAAGCGCACGGTTGATTTCAAAAACATCCTTGCTAACTTCCACGACAAGGGTGGCTCTTTTCATCGTGTTTAGCTGATGTCGCACCCAGGTTTCACCTTCGAGGTTAAAGAGCATAACCATCCGCTCAAGGCTTAATGAACGATGCAGGTATAGGTTGTACAGCAAGGCTTTCCAGTTGGCATTTCGAATGTCGGGAATAGACATATTGCCAGGATCCGAAACCCAGATAGCTCCTTTGCTCACCTGATTGACACTTCGCACCCAGTACCTCAATGCCAGTCCGACATTGCCCTCAGAGCGACGGTATAGCTTTTTGACAAGCTTCTCCATTTTTCTAGACTTCAAGCCCTCTGCCTGTTTTTGTTCGTTTTCGAGCAACAGGCCACCTGTTTCGTGTCGCTTCCAGATGGCATCGCGGGTTTCTTCAAACGATGCAGGCTTGATCACAATAGTGCCAACAAGGTGCTCACCAAGCGTTATTTGCGATGAAATC
This window contains:
- a CDS encoding T9SS C-terminal target domain-containing protein codes for the protein MKTSKPVRCTEISIFRVVFALLLVCSSASTAFSQCEPEDCLSELPDYGGVCQDETIPGKINEPYFDNISFHITTGCIPGSILDPIYSSASGIVIQMYNPEFTGLPVGITGGFNENSYSPPANGCGFLEGTPQQAGLFLFSVSFQADVQAWLLSTSCGGFLPPATLNGEEISIDVILRILPDASFTGLDTIAYCTTDSARTLISTGTAGGDFSGPGVSGNVFDPAEAGSGLHPIMYSVTAMEGTAVEPETDSLIVWVEVFEPMWYFEDADGDGFGNPEVSVWECFPPEGFVDNDLDCDDTDADIFPGAPNAPDGTIKDCDILASSVSLQLQKVRLYPNPTADRITLAGGAFLGEVFITVFDVSGRMVHSESMIAAGALQHDLQLAHFGKGVYILHIHHKEEAERRRVVVR